Proteins encoded by one window of Candidatus Margulisiibacteriota bacterium:
- a CDS encoding DUF262 domain-containing protein produces MNLPEPHTLSFSTLMSEIDKGIIKIPQFQRDFVWNKKKSCRLMDSIVKGYPIGTFIFWKTNERLRAIRNIGGIELPEASKGEFIQYVLDGQQRLTSLYATLKGLSIQRDDVQEDFSEMYIDLEVEENDDVVIFNIEDKDKSKIIKLKDLLFGSFQLLNDYPKEFHNKIDEYRKRIQSYNFSVILIKEASIDVATDIFTRINVGGKPLSVFEIMVAKTFDSEKNFDLAEKYQALIENISEIDYETIADATVLQTVSTLLTNECSKKQILNLKKQNFIDIWDEAEDAILSAVEYFRNFYRIPVSQLLPYNALVVPFAYFFYHHKDRPTGDKQRYLQDFFWRSSLSGRYSSSLESKLAQDIKRVDKILKDDLPRYDYAIDTSPEFIKNNGFGLNPVLCTTS; encoded by the coding sequence ATGAACCTACCAGAACCACATACTCTATCTTTCTCGACTCTAATGAGTGAGATTGATAAAGGAATAATAAAAATTCCTCAATTTCAAAGGGATTTTGTTTGGAACAAGAAAAAATCTTGCAGATTAATGGATAGCATTGTAAAGGGTTATCCTATTGGAACATTTATTTTTTGGAAAACAAATGAGAGATTAAGGGCTATAAGGAATATAGGCGGGATTGAACTACCAGAAGCTAGTAAAGGAGAATTTATCCAGTATGTATTGGATGGGCAACAGAGGTTAACAAGTCTATATGCTACGTTAAAGGGTTTGAGTATACAAAGAGATGATGTACAAGAAGATTTTTCTGAAATGTACATCGACTTAGAAGTTGAAGAAAATGACGACGTTGTAATTTTTAATATCGAAGATAAAGATAAATCAAAGATTATCAAATTAAAAGATTTACTATTTGGTAGCTTTCAATTACTGAATGACTACCCTAAAGAATTTCATAATAAAATCGATGAATATAGAAAAAGAATTCAATCTTATAATTTTTCAGTAATACTTATAAAAGAAGCAAGTATTGACGTTGCCACCGACATCTTTACACGAATTAATGTCGGAGGAAAACCCTTATCGGTTTTTGAAATAATGGTTGCAAAGACATTTGATTCTGAAAAGAATTTTGATTTAGCAGAAAAATACCAAGCGTTGATTGAGAACATATCAGAAATTGATTATGAAACAATTGCAGATGCTACTGTTTTGCAAACGGTATCCACATTGTTGACAAATGAATGTTCAAAAAAACAAATTTTAAATCTTAAGAAGCAAAACTTTATTGATATATGGGATGAAGCCGAAGATGCAATTTTAAGTGCAGTTGAATATTTCAGAAATTTTTATAGAATCCCAGTATCTCAACTTTTACCATATAATGCACTTGTTGTCCCTTTTGCATATTTTTTTTACCATCATAAAGATAGACCAACAGGGGATAAACAACGGTATCTCCAAGATTTTTTTTGGCGCAGTTCATTATCTGGTCGTTATTCTTCGTCTTTAGAGAGTAAATTAGCACAAGATATTAAAAGAGTTGATAAAATTCTGAAAGATGATTTACCAAGATATGACTATGCAATAGATACAAGCCCTGAATTTATTAAAAACAATGGGTTTGGACTGAACCCCGTTTTGTGTACAACCAGTTAA